Genomic DNA from Blastocatellia bacterium:
CACTATATGCTTTGCGCGAATCAACTTTGGCCGCCGCAGCGGCATATTTCTTTCCGCTCATCACAACTCTCCGGTTTGATTGTTTGTAGTCAGGCGATTGACCGCCATGCCGGACGCATCCACCAATCGATGCTCCTACAAACTACGTGTTAATCAACAATCTCCAAACCCAAGCTGCGAGCTGTCCCGGCGATGATACGCGTCGCCGCTTCCAACGAGTTGGTATTCAAGTCAGGCAGCTTGATCTTGGCAATCTCCTCAAGCTGTTTGTGAGAAATTTTCCCCACCTTATCACGATTGGGTCGAGCGGAGCCTTTTTCCAGGCCAATCGCTCGCTTGATTAAATCCGCCGCCGGCGGAGTTTTCGTGACAAACGTAAATGACCGGTCCGCATAGATGGTGATCACCACCGGCACGGTGATGTCGCCCTG
This window encodes:
- the rplK gene encoding 50S ribosomal protein L11, whose translation is MAKKVVAQVKLQITAGKANPAPPVGPALGQHGVNIMEFCKQFNAKTAKQGDITVPVVITIYADRSFTFVTKTPPAADLIKRAIGLEKGSARPNRDKVGKISHKQLEEIAKIKLPDLNTNSLEAATRIIAGTARSLGLEIVD